The proteins below are encoded in one region of Tomitella fengzijianii:
- a CDS encoding isopenicillin N synthase family dioxygenase translates to MAAETELPTIDLAALDAGDPAELRALRTATHGLGFFYLTGHGVDADAADALIAAAREFFMLPEQRKRAIENVRSPHFRGYTVLGGERTQGRVDWREQLDIGAERSAAAPDPQRPWRVLDGPNQWPAEVPRLRGAALEWMDRAGAAGMRLLRAWAVSLGASADHFDRAFADPDPLLKIVRYPGHDGTVSGQGVGGHKDVGALTLLYPEPGTSGLQVEADGRWIDAPPRRGSFIVNIGELLEVATDGYLKATNHKVLPPPDGSDRISLPFFLNPGFDQKLPPVELVPALASQARGVGQDSHGGRLHAVYGLNALKSRLRAHPDVARRFHQDLLELPDLR, encoded by the coding sequence ATGGCCGCCGAGACGGAACTGCCCACCATCGACCTGGCCGCGCTCGATGCCGGCGACCCGGCGGAGCTGCGCGCGCTGCGCACTGCCACGCACGGCCTCGGATTCTTCTACCTCACCGGCCACGGCGTGGACGCGGACGCCGCCGACGCGCTGATCGCCGCGGCACGGGAGTTCTTCATGCTTCCGGAGCAGCGCAAGCGCGCGATCGAAAACGTGCGCTCGCCGCACTTCCGCGGCTACACCGTGCTGGGCGGCGAGCGCACGCAGGGGCGGGTGGACTGGCGCGAGCAGTTGGACATCGGCGCCGAGCGCTCGGCGGCAGCGCCGGACCCGCAGCGGCCCTGGCGGGTGCTCGACGGGCCCAACCAGTGGCCAGCGGAGGTGCCCCGGCTGCGCGGCGCCGCACTCGAGTGGATGGACCGGGCCGGGGCCGCGGGCATGCGCCTGCTGCGGGCCTGGGCGGTGTCGCTCGGCGCGTCGGCCGACCACTTCGACAGGGCGTTCGCAGATCCGGATCCGCTGCTGAAAATCGTGCGGTACCCCGGGCACGACGGCACAGTGAGCGGGCAGGGCGTGGGCGGGCACAAGGACGTGGGCGCGCTGACGCTGCTGTACCCGGAGCCGGGGACGTCCGGCCTGCAGGTGGAGGCGGACGGACGCTGGATCGATGCGCCGCCCCGGCGGGGGAGCTTCATCGTGAACATCGGCGAGTTGCTGGAGGTGGCCACCGACGGGTATCTGAAGGCCACCAACCACAAGGTGCTGCCGCCGCCGGACGGCAGCGACCGGATCTCGCTGCCGTTCTTCCTCAACCCCGGGTTCGACCAGAAGCTGCCGCCCGTGGAACTTGTTCCCGCCCTCGCCTCCCAGGCGCGCGGGGTGGGACAGGATTCGCACGGCGGGCGGCTGCATGCGGTCTACGGGCTCAACGCGCTCAAGTCGCGGCTGCGGGCGCACCCCGACGTCGCCCGTCGTTTCCACCAGGATCTGCTGGAGCTGCCGGACCTGCGGTGA
- a CDS encoding MerR family transcriptional regulator produces MRIGQVAELAGTTTRTVRYYHRLGLLDEPPRRSNGYREYAMPDAIRLMRIRWLAESGVPLESVAGMLDGAGGGTAGPPMARPVEADLTALIAGIDEQRAVLARRRTRLAAMLDDAHHCRPLSPLPARLAGLFRDVLVAESTTPAARAALQIEQDMVEALTLSGKAPDGLLDGFTGLLADPDRRTRYLDLLGRWAELEHRDPEAVREEIAAITEALAGLMAHWYEGGGGDGPAAAGTAGDAPQDPALLGDVVNDPAQREVVARLHRRIRTSAPHGGSAP; encoded by the coding sequence ATGAGAATCGGACAGGTCGCCGAGCTCGCCGGAACGACCACGCGGACCGTGCGCTACTACCACCGGCTGGGTCTGCTCGACGAGCCGCCGCGGCGTTCCAACGGGTACCGGGAGTACGCCATGCCGGACGCGATCCGGCTGATGCGCATCCGGTGGCTCGCCGAGAGCGGCGTGCCGCTGGAGTCCGTCGCCGGAATGCTCGACGGGGCGGGCGGCGGCACGGCCGGGCCTCCCATGGCACGGCCGGTCGAGGCCGACCTCACCGCTCTCATCGCGGGCATCGACGAGCAGCGTGCGGTGCTGGCCCGCCGCCGCACCCGCTTGGCCGCGATGCTCGACGACGCGCACCACTGTCGCCCACTCTCCCCGCTACCGGCGCGCCTCGCCGGGCTGTTCCGCGACGTGCTCGTCGCGGAGTCCACCACGCCCGCCGCCCGTGCCGCTCTGCAGATCGAACAGGACATGGTCGAGGCGCTGACCCTGTCCGGCAAGGCCCCCGACGGGCTGCTCGACGGATTCACGGGGTTGCTGGCGGACCCGGACCGGCGAACCCGCTACCTGGATCTTCTCGGCCGCTGGGCGGAATTGGAGCACCGGGACCCCGAGGCCGTGCGCGAGGAGATCGCCGCGATCACCGAGGCGTTGGCGGGCCTGATGGCGCACTGGTACGAGGGCGGCGGGGGCGACGGCCCCGCCGCCGCGGGTACGGCGGGCGATGCCCCGCAGGATCCTGCGCTGCTCGGCGACGTGGTGAACGATCCTGCGCAGCGGGAGGTCGTCGCGCGCCTGCACCGGCGGATCCGCACCTCTGCACCGCACGGCGGGAGCGCGCCGTGA
- a CDS encoding acyltransferase, protein MRPTSTRAADRGDTEQVVGRRTRIHGVDLIRVSLFTLVLMVHATGSINWDPDHVRGMQFFTMMVHIARYGFVFVTGFVLFLAYYRSPITASTFWRRRYGFVAAPYLAWSVIYVITGYAFVREPWPDAAGVTGDIGTALLQGNAQYQMYFLLISMQIYLLFPLVRMLLRRTEGHHGKVMAGAVAIQAGMFTLFSFYHPDLDWYGHMWKTLPTYALFLVGGALAAVHYERFAPWVRRNRHWLMPLSLAGAAFTVVMFFVTTGDGHIPGLAYAAWSVQNLPWYLGAVALFFIVGQAWDDRRGDGTGWGARLVDYGAVRAFGIFAVHPLVIDLIHQSGFVDWLYATYPDTTLQRSILLVLVTLVASLCLVELILYTPLARVLVAHDRIRPRRKPRAGGESTIPPASKADACAEPAPAVPAEPAPSATAPEAGAPAHGSPEHAGAAAR, encoded by the coding sequence GTGCGCCCCACTTCTACCCGCGCTGCCGACCGCGGTGACACCGAGCAGGTTGTGGGCCGACGCACGCGCATCCACGGTGTGGACCTCATCAGGGTGTCGCTGTTCACGCTGGTGCTGATGGTGCACGCGACCGGATCGATCAACTGGGACCCGGACCATGTGCGCGGCATGCAGTTCTTCACCATGATGGTGCACATCGCACGGTACGGATTCGTGTTCGTCACCGGCTTCGTCCTGTTCCTGGCCTACTACCGCAGCCCCATCACGGCGTCGACCTTCTGGCGACGGCGGTACGGTTTCGTCGCTGCGCCGTACCTGGCCTGGTCGGTCATCTACGTCATCACCGGTTACGCCTTCGTGCGCGAGCCGTGGCCGGACGCCGCCGGCGTGACCGGCGACATCGGCACCGCCCTCCTCCAGGGCAACGCGCAGTATCAGATGTACTTCCTGCTCATCTCGATGCAGATCTACCTGTTGTTCCCCCTGGTGCGGATGCTGCTGCGCCGCACCGAGGGGCATCACGGCAAGGTGATGGCAGGAGCAGTGGCGATTCAGGCGGGCATGTTCACGCTGTTCAGCTTCTACCATCCGGATCTCGACTGGTACGGGCACATGTGGAAGACGCTGCCCACGTACGCGCTGTTCCTGGTGGGAGGGGCGCTGGCGGCCGTGCACTACGAGCGGTTCGCCCCATGGGTGCGCCGCAACCGGCACTGGCTGATGCCGTTGTCGCTCGCCGGCGCCGCCTTCACCGTCGTCATGTTCTTCGTGACCACGGGCGACGGACACATCCCCGGGCTCGCCTACGCGGCGTGGAGCGTGCAGAACCTGCCGTGGTACCTGGGGGCGGTGGCTCTGTTCTTCATCGTCGGGCAGGCCTGGGACGACCGCCGCGGTGACGGGACGGGATGGGGTGCCCGGCTCGTCGACTACGGGGCCGTCCGGGCCTTCGGGATCTTCGCGGTGCACCCGCTGGTGATCGACCTGATCCACCAGTCCGGCTTCGTGGACTGGCTCTACGCCACCTACCCGGACACCACCCTGCAGCGCAGCATTCTCCTGGTGCTCGTGACCCTGGTGGCGAGTCTGTGCCTGGTGGAGCTCATCCTGTACACGCCGCTTGCACGCGTGCTCGTCGCGCACGACAGGATCCGTCCCCGGCGAAAGCCGCGCGCCGGCGGGGAGTCGACGATCCCCCCGGCATCGAAGGCCGATGCTTGCGCCGAACCGGCTCCCGCCGTGCCTGCTGAACCGGCCCCCTCTGCCACGGCGCCCGAAGCGGGCGCCCCGGCGCACGGATCCCCGGAGCACGCGGGCGCGGCGGCCCGGTAG
- a CDS encoding 1-acyl-sn-glycerol-3-phosphate acyltransferase, translating to MTDKAGSMEDTATLFLCDAEDVRDMASLAEWVRSHHPEGRARARFAQVAFSGTEAPDTTELAAAVASSDEDTSVVPVRRAWVPARGTQDSTPRFRDLVLGDPARPRNQIARRLRRDDPARHLVLLGVGATIADLRSRYEAEGDGDGPESFDAFIARHADLTLDMEERGLRGRRYKVPRFVIPGIEARGGYRAAVAEAARTLGRPADDIRAETRTYLQELVATPSTFFIDWMGTLTRWITSLGYRRVVTDPANVERARAMMRDHPSALLWTHKSHIDAIALMSVMYDNDFPAPHSIGGINMAFAGVGYAGRRSGTIFIRRKFNDNPVYKLALRQYLGFLMAKRFPLSWSFEGTRSRSGIIGKPRFGLLKYAIDAAHATGTEDLHLIPVSINYDLIGETAEYAREEAGKPKESESLGWFFDYLRRLKAPMGDIYLDFAEPVVLGGVAPEPTPELLRQVSTDVARRANACVPVTMASLLCLVLLGTQPRALTRAELDQATREIVRWLKARGVRLEDILSDGDHAAGETLFQNALGTGVLRRSTGASVELIGLGRGQDLVAGYYRNTIVHYFIEKAVAEVCVAVAADQPAETRVEAFDRTADTLHAMLHATFFLGSADEFRRAVDGVLSDYDADWRTTLAQPGAQEVDALLDGFRPLVAHSTLLPFIEARWIVSTVVAGLAPDEATDKQEIIAKSLRYGRTALERQLIVGESSVGKAMLEGGYTFLADAGLLDTGDDVDAKVARRRAARAHLESIIDAIAKVRVRAHAQLFDTDSSRAV from the coding sequence ATGACTGACAAGGCCGGATCGATGGAAGACACCGCCACGCTGTTCCTGTGCGACGCCGAGGACGTCCGCGATATGGCTTCGCTGGCCGAGTGGGTACGGAGCCACCACCCCGAAGGCCGTGCCCGTGCCCGCTTCGCGCAGGTCGCGTTCAGCGGCACCGAGGCGCCCGACACGACCGAGCTCGCCGCCGCCGTCGCCTCGTCCGACGAGGACACCTCCGTGGTCCCGGTGCGCCGGGCGTGGGTCCCGGCGCGCGGTACCCAGGATTCCACCCCGCGCTTCCGGGACCTGGTGCTGGGCGATCCGGCGCGGCCGCGCAATCAGATCGCGCGCAGGCTGCGCCGCGACGATCCCGCGCGGCACCTCGTGCTGCTGGGCGTGGGGGCGACGATCGCCGACCTGCGCTCGCGCTACGAGGCGGAGGGGGACGGCGACGGCCCCGAGTCGTTCGACGCATTCATCGCCCGGCACGCGGATCTCACGCTCGACATGGAGGAACGCGGCCTGCGCGGACGCCGGTACAAGGTGCCGAGGTTCGTCATCCCCGGCATCGAAGCGCGGGGCGGGTACCGCGCCGCCGTCGCGGAGGCCGCCCGCACCCTCGGCCGCCCCGCCGATGACATCCGCGCCGAGACCCGCACGTACCTGCAGGAGCTCGTGGCCACGCCCAGCACGTTCTTCATCGACTGGATGGGCACGCTCACGCGCTGGATCACCTCGCTCGGCTACCGCAGGGTGGTCACCGACCCGGCGAACGTCGAACGCGCACGCGCGATGATGCGGGACCACCCGTCCGCGCTGCTGTGGACGCACAAGTCGCACATCGACGCCATCGCACTGATGTCCGTGATGTACGACAACGACTTCCCGGCCCCGCACTCCATCGGCGGCATCAACATGGCCTTCGCCGGGGTCGGGTACGCCGGCCGCAGGTCCGGCACCATCTTCATCCGGCGCAAGTTCAACGACAACCCTGTGTACAAGCTGGCGCTGCGGCAGTACCTCGGCTTCCTGATGGCCAAGCGGTTCCCGCTGAGCTGGTCGTTCGAGGGCACGCGGTCGCGCAGCGGCATCATCGGCAAGCCTCGCTTCGGCCTGCTCAAGTATGCGATCGACGCCGCGCACGCCACCGGCACCGAGGACCTGCACCTCATCCCCGTGTCCATCAACTACGACCTCATCGGCGAGACGGCCGAGTACGCGCGCGAGGAGGCCGGCAAGCCCAAGGAGTCGGAAAGCCTCGGCTGGTTCTTCGACTATCTGCGCAGGCTGAAGGCCCCGATGGGCGACATCTACCTGGACTTCGCCGAACCCGTGGTGCTGGGCGGAGTGGCGCCGGAGCCCACCCCGGAGCTGCTCCGACAGGTGTCGACGGACGTCGCACGCCGTGCGAATGCCTGCGTGCCCGTGACGATGGCTTCGCTGCTGTGCCTGGTCCTGCTGGGCACGCAGCCACGCGCCCTCACCCGCGCCGAGCTCGATCAGGCGACGCGCGAGATCGTGCGCTGGCTCAAGGCGCGCGGCGTCCGACTGGAGGACATCCTCAGCGACGGCGACCACGCCGCGGGCGAAACGCTCTTCCAGAACGCGCTGGGCACCGGAGTCCTCCGCCGCTCCACCGGGGCGTCCGTGGAACTGATCGGCCTGGGCAGGGGCCAGGACCTGGTGGCCGGCTACTACCGCAACACGATCGTGCACTACTTCATCGAGAAGGCGGTCGCGGAGGTGTGTGTGGCCGTCGCCGCGGACCAGCCCGCAGAGACGCGCGTGGAGGCCTTCGACCGGACGGCCGACACGCTGCACGCGATGCTCCACGCCACCTTCTTCCTGGGCTCCGCGGACGAATTCCGGCGGGCCGTCGACGGTGTGCTCTCCGATTACGACGCGGACTGGCGCACCACGCTCGCGCAGCCGGGTGCACAGGAGGTGGATGCCCTGCTGGACGGGTTCCGTCCCCTCGTCGCACACAGCACTCTGCTGCCGTTCATCGAGGCCCGATGGATCGTCTCCACCGTCGTCGCGGGACTGGCCCCCGACGAGGCCACCGACAAGCAGGAGATCATAGCCAAATCCCTGCGTTACGGGCGGACGGCGCTCGAGCGTCAGCTCATCGTCGGCGAATCCTCCGTGGGCAAGGCCATGCTCGAGGGCGGATACACCTTCCTCGCCGATGCGGGGCTGCTCGACACCGGCGACGACGTGGACGCGAAGGTGGCCAGGCGGCGCGCCGCGCGCGCACACCTCGAATCGATCATCGACGCGATCGCGAAGGTCCGCGTACGGGCGCACGCGCAACTGTTCGACACGGACTCGTCGCGCGCCGTGTGA
- a CDS encoding HAD-IB family hydrolase — protein MAADNLRLPGTVAEIAGGPEGPAVGAFFDLDGTLVAGYTARYLTEERMKAGEYGPVDVLRTLGVMVGGGGLNPDTFAELLDLGAHTWAGRAVEDLDEMALRLYKKKVAGRIYPEMREIVRAHQERGHTVVLTSSATTFQVQPVADALGIDHVVCNRFEDEDGILTGHVAKPVIWGDTKAYAAQQFAADHGVDLDRSYFYADGDEDVALMYLVGKPRPTNPGETMAKVAGKRGWPVTRFSSRGAGSSIRTLIGFSTFLPIAGLGAAKGLLERNRRSAINFITENWSSLMLRINGVEMNVLGRDNLTASRPAVFLFNHRNGFDPFIAVSLIGRDFTSVAKAELKDDPMIGAFGRFADIAFVERDNTKSAVEALKPIEEMADKGLSVLIAPEGTRLDTREVGPFKKGAFRIAMHAGIPVVPIIIRNAEMLGSRDAVTINPGKVDVAVLPPVPTADWKLEELDDRIAEVRQMYLDTLADWPSDDD, from the coding sequence ATGGCTGCCGACAACCTCAGACTTCCCGGCACCGTGGCGGAGATCGCCGGCGGACCCGAGGGGCCCGCAGTGGGCGCATTCTTCGACCTCGACGGCACTCTTGTCGCGGGGTACACCGCCCGGTATCTCACAGAGGAGCGGATGAAGGCCGGCGAGTACGGCCCCGTCGACGTGCTGCGCACGCTCGGTGTGATGGTCGGCGGCGGCGGGCTCAACCCCGACACGTTCGCCGAACTCCTCGACCTCGGCGCCCACACCTGGGCGGGCCGCGCCGTCGAGGATCTCGACGAGATGGCGCTGCGCCTGTACAAGAAGAAGGTCGCCGGCCGCATCTACCCTGAGATGCGCGAAATCGTCCGCGCGCACCAGGAACGGGGGCACACCGTCGTCCTCACGTCCTCCGCCACCACGTTCCAGGTGCAGCCGGTGGCCGACGCCCTCGGAATCGACCACGTCGTCTGCAACCGGTTCGAGGACGAGGACGGGATCCTCACCGGCCACGTGGCGAAACCGGTCATCTGGGGCGACACGAAGGCATACGCCGCGCAGCAGTTCGCCGCGGACCACGGCGTGGACCTGGACCGGAGCTACTTCTACGCCGACGGCGACGAGGACGTGGCGCTGATGTACCTCGTCGGCAAGCCGCGCCCGACCAACCCGGGCGAGACGATGGCCAAGGTCGCCGGCAAGCGCGGCTGGCCGGTCACCCGGTTCTCCAGCCGCGGCGCGGGGTCGTCGATACGCACGCTGATCGGCTTCAGCACGTTCCTGCCGATCGCCGGGCTGGGAGCCGCCAAGGGCCTGCTGGAGCGCAACCGCCGCAGCGCGATCAACTTCATCACCGAGAACTGGTCCTCGCTCATGCTCCGCATCAACGGCGTGGAGATGAACGTCCTCGGCCGCGACAACCTCACCGCGTCGCGACCTGCGGTGTTCCTGTTCAATCACCGCAACGGCTTCGACCCGTTCATCGCCGTGTCCCTCATCGGGAGGGACTTCACCTCGGTCGCGAAGGCCGAGCTGAAGGACGACCCGATGATCGGCGCGTTCGGCCGCTTCGCCGATATCGCCTTCGTCGAGCGCGACAACACCAAGTCCGCCGTCGAGGCGCTCAAGCCCATCGAGGAGATGGCGGACAAGGGCCTGTCGGTGCTCATCGCGCCGGAGGGCACGCGGCTGGACACCCGCGAGGTCGGACCGTTCAAGAAGGGCGCGTTCCGCATCGCCATGCACGCCGGCATCCCCGTGGTGCCGATCATCATCCGCAATGCGGAGATGCTCGGGTCACGCGACGCGGTCACGATCAACCCCGGCAAGGTCGATGTCGCGGTGCTCCCCCCTGTGCCCACCGCGGACTGGAAGCTCGAAGAACTCGACGACCGCATCGCCGAGGTGCGGCAGATGTACCTCGATACCCTCGCGGATTGGCCGAGCGACGATGACTGA
- a CDS encoding wax ester/triacylglycerol synthase family O-acyltransferase: protein MGDTTVQFDDRLSAFDYMMFRADMDAHSRTSLMFIETLDAVPDFEALREQIDRASRVVPRLRQRVVAPLLPLAPARWVVDPDFSLGYHLRRVVLPGSGSLRELLDLAEVLHSTPLDPGRPLWEATLVEGLDEPDAKAALLWKLSHTVTDGVGGMLLDQMIHQESRDPSPEPMPPVPVPQDVTPLELTQSAVRGLPQRLVLGSLSRAAGIARRAGSAVTDPRSAVGSAARTIDDLRKLADSAAAEPSPLLRRRGLDHRFSTLDFPLADIRAAAKSHGCSVNDAYLAGIAGAMRIYHERLGVPVDSLNLAMPVNARAGGDSTAGNQWSAITMALPVAEPDVAKRMLAIRKSVLHARSGSSIDPTAILAPVLSWLPQQLLAGTGTGSLGIDVQASNVPGKVTERYIAGCRITRSVPIGPLPGVAMMATMVSFAGRCFVGVNYDTAAFSDSEALEQALAAGFDEVLGGGRGTAAISSTGTKASRMPAAAPASSSTPAPSSTPASSSKPATSRTTARKPAARKAPAAKDGDK from the coding sequence ATGGGCGATACGACAGTGCAGTTCGACGACAGACTCAGCGCATTCGACTACATGATGTTCCGGGCGGACATGGACGCCCACTCGCGGACGTCGCTGATGTTCATCGAAACGCTCGACGCGGTTCCCGACTTCGAGGCGCTGCGTGAGCAGATCGACCGCGCGTCCAGGGTGGTGCCACGGCTACGGCAACGGGTGGTGGCCCCGCTGCTGCCGTTGGCACCGGCACGCTGGGTGGTCGACCCGGACTTCTCGCTGGGGTACCACCTGCGCCGCGTGGTGCTGCCCGGCTCCGGCTCACTGCGCGAACTGCTCGATCTGGCCGAGGTCCTGCACTCCACTCCGCTCGACCCGGGCCGCCCCCTCTGGGAGGCCACGCTGGTCGAGGGCCTCGACGAGCCCGACGCCAAGGCCGCGCTGCTCTGGAAGCTCAGCCACACCGTGACCGACGGCGTCGGCGGCATGCTGCTGGACCAGATGATCCACCAGGAAAGCCGCGACCCGTCCCCCGAGCCGATGCCCCCGGTCCCCGTGCCGCAGGACGTCACACCGCTCGAGCTGACGCAGTCGGCGGTGCGCGGGCTTCCGCAGCGCCTCGTCCTGGGCTCGCTCTCACGCGCGGCCGGCATCGCACGCCGCGCGGGCAGCGCCGTCACCGATCCGCGCAGCGCGGTGGGATCCGCCGCCCGCACCATCGACGACCTGCGCAAGCTCGCCGATTCGGCCGCCGCCGAGCCTTCCCCTCTGTTGCGCCGCCGCGGCCTCGACCACCGATTCAGCACGCTCGACTTCCCGTTGGCCGACATCCGCGCGGCCGCCAAGTCGCACGGCTGCTCGGTCAACGACGCCTACCTGGCAGGCATCGCGGGGGCCATGCGCATCTACCATGAGCGACTCGGCGTGCCCGTCGACTCGCTCAACCTCGCCATGCCGGTCAATGCCCGAGCGGGCGGCGATTCCACGGCGGGCAACCAGTGGTCGGCCATCACGATGGCGCTTCCGGTGGCAGAGCCGGACGTCGCCAAGCGCATGCTCGCGATCCGCAAGAGCGTCCTGCACGCCCGTTCCGGGTCGTCCATCGATCCCACCGCGATCCTCGCGCCCGTCCTGTCCTGGCTGCCGCAGCAGCTGCTCGCCGGCACCGGCACCGGGAGCCTCGGCATCGACGTGCAGGCCAGCAACGTCCCCGGCAAGGTGACGGAGCGCTACATCGCAGGGTGCCGCATCACCCGCAGCGTGCCCATCGGGCCGCTGCCGGGCGTCGCGATGATGGCCACGATGGTCTCGTTCGCCGGCCGGTGCTTCGTCGGCGTCAACTACGACACCGCGGCGTTCAGCGACTCCGAGGCGCTCGAGCAGGCGCTGGCAGCAGGGTTCGACGAGGTCCTCGGGGGCGGGCGCGGTACGGCCGCGATCTCCTCCACGGGCACCAAGGCGTCCCGGATGCCCGCGGCGGCACCGGCATCGTCGTCGACGCCGGCACCCTCATCGACGCCGGCATCGTCATCGAAACCGGCCACGAGCAGGACCACAGCACGCAAGCCCGCCGCGCGCAAGGCGCCGGCGGCGAAGGACGGGGACAAGTAG
- a CDS encoding alpha/beta hydrolase — protein sequence MKSAERESGRRNRGGAGRPGGPLRALRRMAGGVPPRLWAGAAVTANSVAPPSNYWLGAGSMMVGGPVNELSPYLLGASAADAAVGVAKGRGAAAAAVSALTIAGQAELIRRAMATGTAVDAALDDAIGRGRPPSAGRESLAARLSPVPLRSGDVEVLREISYLDPDGVDGADAAAHARAEKLCRLDVYRSRSGTRPGGGSGPAPVLVHVHGGMWMGSDKRYEALPLLHRMAARGWVCVSVNYRLCPKDPFPAQILDVKRAIAWVRAHASEYGADPSFIAITGGSAGGHLASLAALTSNDPRLQPHLPDGADTSIQAAVSQYGIYDFTAQSGTAHATKRRDRFLAPMILKKDPVDDAADFALASPLLQADASAPPFFVLHGTDDTGVEIEESRHFVRHLRNVSDGVVAFAELPGAQHAYDHLNSIRTRRAGRGVERFLEWAAASRV from the coding sequence ATGAAAAGCGCTGAGAGGGAATCGGGACGTCGGAACCGCGGCGGGGCGGGTCGGCCGGGCGGCCCGCTGCGCGCGCTGCGCCGCATGGCGGGCGGTGTCCCGCCGCGGCTCTGGGCCGGCGCCGCGGTCACCGCCAACTCCGTCGCACCGCCGTCGAACTACTGGCTCGGCGCAGGCTCGATGATGGTGGGCGGCCCGGTCAACGAGTTGTCGCCGTACCTGCTCGGCGCCTCCGCGGCGGATGCCGCCGTCGGCGTGGCGAAGGGGCGCGGCGCGGCGGCCGCCGCCGTGTCCGCACTGACCATCGCGGGTCAGGCCGAACTCATCCGCCGGGCCATGGCCACGGGGACCGCGGTGGATGCGGCGCTGGACGACGCGATCGGCCGCGGGCGGCCGCCCTCAGCCGGACGGGAGAGCCTCGCCGCGCGCCTGTCCCCCGTGCCGCTGCGGAGCGGCGACGTCGAGGTGCTCCGCGAGATCTCCTACCTCGACCCGGACGGCGTGGACGGCGCGGACGCCGCGGCGCATGCGCGGGCCGAGAAGCTGTGCCGGCTCGACGTCTACCGGTCGCGCAGCGGGACACGCCCGGGCGGCGGAAGCGGTCCGGCGCCCGTCCTGGTGCACGTGCACGGCGGGATGTGGATGGGGAGCGACAAGCGGTACGAAGCGCTGCCCCTGCTGCACCGGATGGCCGCACGCGGCTGGGTGTGCGTCAGCGTCAACTACCGCCTGTGCCCCAAGGACCCGTTCCCCGCGCAGATCCTCGACGTCAAGCGCGCCATCGCGTGGGTCCGTGCGCATGCCTCTGAGTACGGCGCAGACCCGTCGTTCATCGCGATCACGGGCGGTTCGGCGGGCGGGCACCTGGCCTCGCTCGCCGCGCTCACGTCCAACGACCCGCGGCTGCAGCCGCACCTGCCCGACGGGGCCGACACCTCGATCCAGGCGGCGGTGTCCCAGTACGGCATCTACGACTTCACCGCGCAGTCGGGCACCGCGCACGCCACCAAGCGCCGGGACCGTTTCCTGGCGCCGATGATCCTCAAGAAGGACCCCGTCGACGACGCCGCCGACTTCGCTCTGGCGTCGCCGCTGCTGCAAGCGGACGCCTCCGCGCCGCCGTTCTTCGTTCTGCACGGGACGGACGACACCGGCGTGGAGATCGAGGAGTCGCGGCACTTCGTCCGCCACCTGCGCAACGTCTCCGACGGCGTCGTCGCCTTCGCGGAACTCCCCGGGGCACAGCACGCCTACGACCACTTGAACTCGATCCGCACCCGCCGGGCCGGGCGCGGGGTCGAAAGATTCCTGGAGTGGGCCGCGGCCTCCCGCGTCTGA
- a CDS encoding SRPBCC family protein, giving the protein MGEVKAVSEIDIVAEPSAVLEAVADYATVRPKILPDNYRDYSVVQGGNGDGTIVRWTLQATKKRVRYVEAAVSVQGDTVTETDANSTMVTTWTVTPIADGARVAVETAWAGAGGIGGVFEGIFAPLGLRKIQAETLANLAKQVK; this is encoded by the coding sequence GTGGGAGAGGTCAAGGCTGTCAGCGAGATCGACATCGTGGCGGAGCCGTCGGCGGTGCTCGAGGCGGTGGCGGACTACGCGACCGTCCGCCCGAAGATCCTGCCGGACAACTACCGCGACTATTCGGTGGTGCAGGGCGGGAACGGGGACGGCACCATCGTGCGCTGGACCCTGCAGGCCACCAAGAAGCGCGTGCGGTACGTGGAGGCGGCGGTCTCGGTCCAGGGCGACACCGTGACGGAGACCGACGCCAATTCGACGATGGTCACCACGTGGACCGTCACCCCGATCGCCGACGGGGCGCGCGTGGCGGTCGAGACCGCGTGGGCGGGCGCCGGCGGCATCGGCGGCGTGTTCGAGGGCATCTTCGCGCCGCTGGGGCTGCGGAAGATCCAGGCGGAGACCCTCGCCAATCTGGCCAAGCAGGTCAAGTAG